A DNA window from Shewanella baltica contains the following coding sequences:
- the merR gene encoding Hg(II)-responsive transcriptional regulator — MYSISQFAKSAGVSVETVRYYERRGLIEQPNKPSVGYRRYPEASLKLITFIKRSKELGFTLEEIANLLSLGDEHCDQVQELAKNKLTNVRCKINDLFRLESALDDLLNQCAANAGQAHCPIIESLLPENKKDR; from the coding sequence ATGTATTCAATCAGTCAATTTGCCAAATCGGCAGGCGTCAGTGTTGAGACCGTTCGCTATTACGAGCGGCGTGGTCTGATCGAGCAACCTAACAAGCCAAGCGTGGGTTATCGCCGCTACCCAGAAGCTAGCTTAAAGCTGATCACGTTTATCAAGCGATCCAAAGAATTAGGATTCACTTTGGAAGAAATTGCAAACCTCTTGTCCTTGGGTGATGAACATTGCGACCAAGTACAGGAATTGGCAAAAAATAAGCTGACGAATGTGCGCTGCAAAATTAATGACTTATTTCGCTTAGAGTCTGCCCTTGACGATTTATTGAATCAATGCGCCGCCAACGCTGGCCAAGCCCATTGCCCTATTATCGAGTCCCTGTTGCCAGAAAATAAAAAAGATCGCTAA
- a CDS encoding mercuric transporter MerT family protein has translation MQKNDHNLPLFGGIAAAIGASLCCVGPFLLLTLGIGGAWIGNLTRLEPYRPLFIIAVLVLFGWAGWKLYRPTTVCEPGTACAIPSVRKRRQLIFWLIALIALFLVTSSVWIPLVA, from the coding sequence ATGCAGAAGAATGATCATAACCTACCCTTGTTCGGCGGTATTGCCGCCGCCATAGGTGCCAGTCTATGTTGCGTCGGCCCCTTTCTCCTGTTGACACTGGGGATCGGTGGTGCCTGGATTGGCAACCTGACTCGACTCGAACCCTATCGCCCGTTGTTCATCATCGCTGTATTGGTGTTATTCGGTTGGGCGGGCTGGAAGCTCTATCGCCCCACAACCGTCTGCGAACCAGGCACGGCTTGCGCCATCCCATCTGTACGCAAACGTCGCCAGCTGATTTTCTGGCTCATAGCATTAATCGCTCTATTCCTCGTCACCAGCAGTGTCTGGATCCCTTTAGTCGCTTGA
- a CDS encoding sigma-70 family RNA polymerase sigma factor yields MQNDHLKLRTIRYQKLVTLYHADLFRFAYWLSKDKNAAEEIIQESYLRAWKYLDKQLDKNAEKSWLLTIVRRENARYFSRKTLDIDDVEQNDLVDTSSHSVEQNAEYENIRNQIALLAPEYREPLIMQVLLGFSSDEIAVQLMLTTNTVNTRLFRAREQLKRCLINTVN; encoded by the coding sequence ATGCAAAATGATCACCTCAAACTGCGCACTATCCGTTATCAAAAATTGGTCACCTTATACCATGCAGATCTGTTTCGCTTTGCTTATTGGTTGAGTAAAGACAAAAATGCAGCAGAAGAGATCATCCAAGAATCCTATTTGAGGGCTTGGAAATATCTCGATAAGCAACTTGACAAAAATGCAGAAAAATCATGGTTGCTTACTATCGTTAGAAGAGAAAATGCACGTTACTTCAGTAGGAAAACATTAGATATTGACGATGTAGAGCAGAATGACTTAGTTGATACAAGTTCTCACTCAGTAGAGCAAAATGCAGAATATGAAAATATCAGGAACCAAATCGCACTTCTCGCGCCAGAGTACAGGGAGCCTTTAATCATGCAAGTATTATTAGGGTTTAGTAGTGACGAAATTGCTGTTCAACTGATGTTAACAACCAATACCGTAAACACACGATTATTTCGAGCTCGGGAGCAACTCAAACGCTGCCTTATTAATACAGTAAACTAA
- the merA gene encoding mercury(II) reductase produces the protein MAINLIKEVNLSINGMSCASCANHIQDALTSINGVSKATVSYELASATIEIETDTENSDEVNNAIEVLGYSAKIVAPDCGNETAIPNSEKSEQLHVVIIGSGSAAFACAIKAAERGARVTIIEGADVVGGCCVNVGCVPSKILIRAAQLAQQQRHNPFAGLENHAPVLSRELLAQQQTVRVEELRAAKYQHILDTNPVLTLMKGWARFKDANTLIVTDNNGEQQSVHADKILIASGSTPTIPPIDGLADTPYWTSTTALFAEDLPEHLIVIGSSVIALEIAQAYRRLGSDVTVLARRTLLYREEPLLGEKLNECFEKESIRVLNYTQASRVSHDGKQFTLQTQSWKTGDGSLKADRLLISTGRNANITQLNLAAVGVETDKNGAIVVNDKMETNIAGIYAAGDCANMPQFVYVAAAAGSRTGINMTGGDARLDLTTMPTVIFTDPQVATVGLTEDQAKAQNMKTDSRVLQMENVPRALANFETAGFIKLVAEKETGRLLGAQILAHEGGEIIQSAALAIRNRMTITDIAEQLFPYLTMVEGLKLCAQTFNCDIKQLSCCAS, from the coding sequence ATGGCAATAAACTTAATCAAAGAGGTTAATCTCTCCATTAATGGCATGAGCTGCGCAAGCTGTGCGAATCATATCCAAGATGCTCTGACTTCCATAAACGGCGTCAGCAAGGCCACCGTTTCCTATGAGCTGGCTAGTGCCACTATTGAAATAGAAACTGATACTGAAAATAGTGACGAAGTTAATAATGCCATTGAGGTTCTCGGCTATAGTGCCAAAATAGTTGCACCAGATTGTGGTAATGAAACGGCCATCCCTAATAGCGAAAAATCGGAACAATTGCATGTCGTGATTATTGGCAGCGGTTCTGCCGCCTTTGCTTGTGCCATTAAGGCCGCCGAACGCGGTGCCAGAGTCACCATCATTGAGGGAGCCGATGTCGTTGGCGGCTGCTGTGTCAATGTGGGGTGTGTACCGTCAAAAATCTTGATCCGCGCCGCGCAGCTTGCCCAGCAGCAGCGCCACAATCCCTTTGCCGGACTGGAAAACCACGCGCCTGTGCTCAGCCGAGAACTACTGGCGCAGCAGCAAACGGTGCGGGTAGAAGAACTGCGCGCAGCCAAATATCAGCATATTCTGGACACCAATCCGGTATTAACACTGATGAAGGGCTGGGCCAGATTCAAAGACGCAAACACCCTGATCGTGACCGATAACAACGGCGAGCAACAGTCTGTTCACGCCGACAAAATTCTGATTGCCAGCGGCTCTACGCCGACCATTCCACCAATAGATGGCCTTGCCGATACGCCATATTGGACATCTACCACGGCACTCTTTGCCGAAGACTTACCTGAACATCTGATTGTGATTGGTTCATCGGTTATCGCGCTGGAGATTGCTCAGGCGTATCGACGTCTGGGCAGCGACGTTACCGTATTGGCCCGCCGTACCTTGTTATATAGGGAAGAGCCGCTACTCGGCGAAAAGCTGAATGAGTGTTTTGAAAAAGAAAGTATTCGCGTACTTAATTACACTCAGGCGAGCAGGGTGTCACACGATGGTAAGCAATTTACCCTGCAAACCCAGTCGTGGAAAACAGGGGACGGCAGCTTAAAGGCGGATCGATTGCTGATCAGCACCGGTCGTAACGCCAATATCACGCAGCTGAATTTAGCCGCCGTTGGTGTGGAAACGGATAAAAATGGCGCGATAGTCGTCAATGACAAGATGGAAACCAATATTGCAGGTATTTATGCAGCCGGAGACTGCGCCAATATGCCGCAATTTGTCTATGTGGCCGCCGCTGCTGGTAGCCGGACGGGAATTAACATGACTGGCGGAGATGCCCGTTTGGATCTGACCACCATGCCAACAGTCATTTTTACCGATCCACAGGTGGCGACCGTTGGATTGACTGAGGACCAGGCTAAAGCACAAAACATGAAAACCGACAGCAGGGTACTGCAAATGGAAAACGTACCAAGAGCACTGGCTAACTTTGAAACCGCTGGCTTTATTAAACTGGTGGCCGAAAAAGAAACAGGGCGTTTACTTGGTGCGCAGATCCTCGCCCATGAAGGCGGT
- a CDS encoding helix-turn-helix domain-containing protein, which produces MNMTTLPNAEEIAMARLGSQELSAVIESNGEAQQISVIDKQGQSHDVTLPSSVLKMMIEVLTQLGQGNSVNITPIHAEMTTQQGADFLNMSRPTFIKLLDSREIPFTRVGNRRKVPFSAVIKYKQQLEIQRLSTLDELSRLDQELGMGY; this is translated from the coding sequence ATGAACATGACTACTTTGCCGAACGCCGAAGAAATCGCAATGGCTCGGTTGGGCAGCCAGGAGTTATCTGCTGTTATTGAAAGTAACGGTGAGGCTCAACAAATAAGTGTAATTGATAAGCAAGGTCAATCGCATGATGTCACTTTACCTTCTAGTGTATTGAAAATGATGATTGAAGTGTTGACGCAATTGGGACAGGGTAATTCTGTTAATATCACCCCCATCCATGCCGAAATGACCACGCAACAAGGTGCTGACTTTTTGAATATGTCACGGCCAACATTTATCAAGTTATTAGATTCACGTGAAATACCATTTACTCGAGTCGGTAATCGAAGAAAAGTGCCATTTTCTGCGGTGATAAAATATAAGCAGCAACTGGAAATCCAGCGTTTGTCAACACTTGATGAGCTTTCCAGATTAGATCAGGAATTGGGTATGGGTTACTAA
- a CDS encoding putative bifunctional diguanylate cyclase/phosphodiesterase yields the protein MANRVKRLQFLSFFLYGLVAMIGLGLAWFVYSGMENVKQTATTLVEKQLPSLSLARDIALDLSEQERILYEYYATIKPELYINNFLSRNQILYQKIELLRNVNTDLSIQIDLMNELKVIQLFSQAFHLNMSSGNIDWDLAREQLEKVTDQRRLMDPQLNMLMFNVNHHVAEGYSATKQQLSTTAWSVIIFSVGLFGISIVLGRYIRNYIELSISNERLAMFPQRNPNPVLTLNSALEVLYHNPATIILLRTLKLPETPLALLASEIKLQLEATKNNVPPVQTFQHHVNNAFLTYEIHWLKDQHTFDIHMQDITEQKVAEKNLHYKAYHHDLSGLKNRASFFLSVDILFEAQVSFSLVLVEVAHYSKLVGDFGLSGATDVICSVAYQLGILFAETKKSLNGKAELFHIADASFIMLIEDVNSSESLKNFLSNIENHFDKTINTPLGEMLISMQFGVTEYPRCSKNANDLLLHAQIAIDNNQQLPTVNYFDHQLGSLHKRKQDLNKRLVNAIGSDEFELVFQPQMHLKTEQLIGAECLIRWHSDMGVISPAEFIPLAEQSGFILPLGKWILEQACKNLAAWQAMGHSSFCLAVNISPRQFIQPGFVTQVAELLAYYHIPPHTLELEITEGMMMGNHITSHQVLNELKKIGVSLAIDDFGTGYSSLAYLRQFPVDKLKIDQSFIKHLHVDLSAQSIVLSICQLAKNLSLEIIAEGVEYSEQLEILNQYQCDVIQGYHYSKPLQSADFLVFLHQKVNTLSATKI from the coding sequence ATGGCTAATCGAGTTAAACGGCTTCAATTCCTGTCATTTTTCCTCTACGGACTTGTAGCGATGATAGGTCTTGGTTTGGCATGGTTTGTCTATAGTGGAATGGAGAATGTCAAACAAACGGCAACAACTTTAGTTGAGAAGCAGTTGCCAAGCTTAAGTCTTGCTCGAGACATCGCTCTGGATTTGAGTGAGCAAGAACGCATACTCTACGAATACTACGCCACCATTAAACCAGAGCTTTACATCAATAATTTTCTCTCGCGTAATCAGATTTTATATCAAAAAATTGAATTACTTAGAAATGTTAATACTGATCTTAGTATTCAGATCGATTTAATGAATGAATTGAAAGTAATTCAGCTATTTAGCCAAGCATTTCATCTAAACATGTCTAGTGGCAATATTGATTGGGATTTGGCTCGGGAGCAACTTGAAAAGGTCACAGATCAAAGGCGCTTGATGGACCCTCAGCTTAATATGCTGATGTTTAATGTGAACCATCATGTAGCGGAAGGCTACAGTGCTACAAAACAACAGCTCTCCACTACGGCATGGAGTGTAATTATTTTCAGTGTGGGGCTCTTTGGAATTTCGATTGTATTGGGCCGTTACATTAGAAATTATATTGAATTAAGCATTTCTAATGAACGTTTGGCTATGTTTCCACAGCGAAATCCTAACCCAGTACTGACATTAAACAGTGCGTTAGAAGTGCTTTACCATAATCCGGCTACGATCATCCTACTTCGGACGTTAAAATTGCCCGAGACACCACTGGCACTACTTGCCAGTGAAATTAAATTACAGCTTGAAGCGACAAAGAACAATGTCCCGCCAGTACAAACTTTTCAACATCATGTGAATAATGCATTTCTAACTTATGAAATACACTGGCTGAAAGATCAACATACTTTTGATATCCACATGCAGGATATTACGGAACAAAAGGTAGCTGAAAAAAATCTTCATTACAAAGCATATCATCATGATTTATCAGGCTTAAAAAATAGAGCAAGTTTTTTTTTGAGTGTCGATATTCTCTTTGAAGCACAAGTATCATTCAGTTTAGTCCTTGTTGAAGTGGCTCACTACTCAAAATTGGTCGGAGATTTTGGCCTTTCTGGTGCCACCGACGTCATTTGCAGCGTTGCTTATCAGCTTGGGATATTATTTGCTGAAACAAAAAAATCTCTTAATGGTAAGGCTGAGTTATTTCATATTGCCGATGCGAGCTTTATCATGTTAATCGAAGATGTAAATAGCTCTGAAAGCCTAAAAAATTTCTTATCCAATATAGAAAATCACTTTGATAAGACGATTAATACCCCTCTTGGCGAAATGCTGATTTCAATGCAATTTGGGGTTACTGAGTATCCTCGATGTAGTAAAAATGCAAATGACTTACTGCTACACGCTCAAATTGCTATCGATAATAATCAGCAACTGCCTACTGTGAATTATTTTGACCATCAGCTTGGCTCATTACACAAACGTAAGCAGGATTTAAACAAACGTTTAGTTAATGCGATTGGTAGTGATGAGTTTGAGCTAGTATTTCAACCTCAAATGCACTTGAAAACTGAGCAACTTATTGGCGCTGAATGTTTGATCCGTTGGCACTCTGATATGGGAGTCATATCGCCCGCTGAGTTTATTCCCTTAGCTGAGCAGAGTGGTTTTATCTTGCCGTTGGGAAAGTGGATTTTAGAGCAAGCCTGTAAAAACTTAGCTGCATGGCAAGCAATGGGGCATAGTTCATTTTGTTTGGCTGTCAATATTTCTCCAAGGCAATTTATCCAACCGGGCTTTGTCACGCAAGTTGCTGAACTGTTAGCGTATTACCATATCCCGCCCCATACATTAGAGCTTGAAATTACCGAAGGTATGATGATGGGCAATCACATTACTAGCCACCAGGTGCTAAATGAATTGAAGAAGATTGGCGTATCACTTGCCATTGATGACTTTGGCACGGGTTACTCGTCCTTGGCTTACTTACGGCAATTTCCTGTGGACAAATTAAAGATAGATCAATCATTTATCAAGCATCTTCATGTAGATCTCTCTGCACAATCGATAGTATTGAGCATCTGTCAGCTTGCGAAGAACTTATCATTAGAAATTATTGCCGAGGGAGTCGAATATAGTGAGCAGCTCGAGATATTAAATCAGTATCAATGTGATGTTATTCAAGGTTACCACTACAGTAAGCCACTTCAGTCCGCTGATTTTTTAGTATTTTTACACCAAAAAGTGAATACTCTGTCCGCCACTAAAATATGA
- the merP gene encoding mercury resistance system periplasmic binding protein MerP, translating into MKIIALLFMLLTMSPTLLAKPQSITLDLPTMNCAMCPITVKKALSRVDGVSSVEVSYEQKEAVVNFDDDKTHAAALVQATTNAGYPSIIKE; encoded by the coding sequence ATGAAAATAATAGCCCTGTTATTTATGCTGCTAACGATGAGTCCTACTCTATTAGCAAAACCTCAATCCATCACTCTGGACCTGCCCACTATGAACTGCGCCATGTGCCCAATCACTGTCAAAAAAGCGCTTTCTAGGGTGGATGGCGTGTCTAGTGTCGAGGTGAGTTATGAGCAGAAAGAAGCTGTAGTGAACTTTGACGATGATAAAACCCATGCCGCCGCATTGGTTCAAGCGACCACCAATGCTGGTTATCCCTCTATAATCAAGGAGTAA
- a CDS encoding PIN domain-containing protein codes for MFLANAGLFRARWTEQIHDEWMRNVLLNNPRIAEVMLEHTKQLINQNVPDCLIEGYEPLIKGLTLPDMNDRHVVAAALKGHAEAIITFNLKDFPASELNILELSAIHPDEFLCDMFELDPSTCIKAAQQQRRSLKNPPMTASEFLNCLQKQRLPVFVSKLRPFELML; via the coding sequence ATGTTTTTAGCCAATGCGGGCTTATTTAGGGCTCGCTGGACTGAGCAGATTCATGATGAATGGATGCGTAATGTATTGTTGAATAATCCACGCATCGCAGAAGTAATGTTAGAACACACGAAACAACTGATTAATCAAAATGTACCTGATTGCCTTATCGAAGGGTATGAGCCGTTAATTAAAGGATTAACACTTCCTGATATGAATGATAGGCATGTGGTTGCTGCGGCTTTAAAAGGGCACGCAGAGGCCATCATAACGTTTAATCTTAAAGATTTTCCTGCATCAGAGCTCAATATACTTGAACTATCAGCTATCCATCCAGATGAGTTTTTGTGCGATATGTTTGAGTTAGATCCAAGCACTTGTATCAAAGCTGCTCAACAGCAAAGACGTAGCTTAAAGAATCCCCCGATGACAGCATCAGAGTTTTTAAATTGCTTACAAAAGCAAAGGTTACCGGTTTTTGTTTCAAAGCTGAGACCATTTGAATTAATGCTATAA
- a CDS encoding lysophospholipid acyltransferase family protein: protein MPQLSLNNLFPKSTLLTKLCITGLDHLLGISQLNRLYENSALKGLTKEAFAARFVEVFELEIKSPLDLPMRIPQSGAAIVVANHPYGGIEGVIIASLLSSSRNDVKILANQALKIIPELADFFIFTNPLASGAKGNAQSLRTCKAHLDKGGLLVLFPAGRVSYPNCDDQVTDHQWNRMVGSLAANTKAPIIPCFISGQNSNLFYLMGKIYFRFRMLLLIKEMLKSKGRIVEITLGQPISFPPFLEKVQMTTDIARLLTYLQAPEYQYQWSTYQTPVLLPLASPQLAENLQAEISQLPHEQYLLRYKHFEVYYASRAQCPLVIEEIRRLREENFRLFDEGSGLPQDGDAFDDTYTHLFVYDSQTKAIIGAYRMGQTDNLMARGDIAPLYLSRMFDFSGEFINQVQPCLEMGRSFVIASHQRSFHGLLLLFKGIGAFVCKFPRYRTLYGTVSLSKQYTPLSVILIEQFLVTSSPQVKAKKPFDLKVPADIQHYLANHPNDIEVLELLVKQIEPDGKGLPVLVKQYHQLGARFYCVGIDPNFADTPGLLLSVDLPKAPERLLKLYLGQGADAYRQKHNG from the coding sequence ATGCCGCAGCTGAGTCTTAATAATCTTTTTCCCAAAAGCACTTTGTTGACTAAGTTATGCATAACTGGACTCGATCATCTTTTAGGTATTAGCCAACTAAATCGCCTGTATGAGAATTCCGCATTAAAGGGATTAACAAAAGAAGCCTTCGCAGCTCGTTTCGTGGAAGTTTTTGAGTTGGAGATTAAGTCACCGTTAGATCTACCTATGCGTATTCCACAAAGTGGTGCTGCGATTGTCGTTGCTAATCATCCTTATGGTGGCATTGAAGGCGTTATTATCGCTTCCTTATTATCTTCAAGCAGGAACGATGTCAAAATACTTGCTAATCAAGCATTGAAAATTATTCCTGAATTAGCTGATTTTTTTATATTTACTAATCCCCTAGCATCAGGAGCAAAGGGCAATGCCCAGTCATTAAGGACTTGTAAGGCGCATTTGGACAAAGGGGGGCTCTTAGTACTCTTTCCTGCTGGCCGAGTTAGCTATCCCAATTGCGATGATCAAGTGACTGATCATCAATGGAATCGTATGGTGGGGTCGCTTGCCGCCAATACGAAAGCCCCGATAATCCCGTGCTTTATCTCGGGGCAAAATAGCAATTTGTTCTATTTAATGGGGAAAATTTACTTTCGTTTCAGAATGCTACTGCTAATCAAAGAAATGCTCAAAAGCAAAGGCCGAATCGTTGAGATCACCTTAGGTCAACCCATTTCATTTCCCCCTTTTTTAGAGAAAGTCCAAATGACAACTGACATTGCCCGTTTACTGACATATTTGCAGGCCCCAGAGTATCAATACCAATGGTCAACTTATCAAACTCCAGTGCTACTACCCTTGGCATCTCCTCAATTAGCTGAAAATTTGCAGGCTGAGATAAGCCAATTACCACATGAGCAATACCTGCTCCGGTATAAGCATTTTGAGGTCTATTACGCATCAAGAGCACAATGCCCATTAGTTATCGAAGAGATTAGGCGCCTGCGTGAAGAGAATTTTAGGTTATTTGATGAAGGCAGTGGTCTACCTCAAGATGGTGATGCGTTCGATGACACTTACACACATCTATTTGTGTATGACAGTCAAACCAAGGCGATCATCGGGGCTTATCGTATGGGCCAAACCGATAACTTAATGGCACGGGGTGATATTGCACCATTGTATTTAAGTCGTATGTTCGACTTCAGCGGCGAATTTATCAATCAAGTTCAACCATGTCTTGAAATGGGCCGTTCATTTGTGATCGCTAGTCATCAACGGAGCTTTCATGGGTTACTTTTACTATTCAAAGGGATTGGTGCTTTTGTATGTAAATTCCCTCGCTACCGAACCTTATACGGCACTGTGTCATTGAGTAAGCAATACACCCCTTTGAGCGTAATATTAATTGAACAATTTCTGGTGACATCATCGCCACAGGTAAAGGCTAAAAAACCATTCGATCTAAAGGTTCCTGCTGATATTCAGCATTACTTGGCTAATCATCCTAACGATATTGAAGTGTTGGAATTATTAGTTAAGCAAATTGAACCCGATGGCAAAGGTTTGCCTGTACTGGTAAAGCAATACCACCAACTCGGAGCTCGGTTCTATTGCGTCGGTATTGACCCTAATTTTGCCGATACACCGGGATTATTATTAAGCGTGGATTTACCTAAGGCTCCGGAGCGATTATTGAAATTGTATCTGGGACAAGGGGCGGACGCATACCGACAAAAGCACAATGGCTAA